One Nitrospira sp. genomic region harbors:
- a CDS encoding acetate/propionate family kinase has translation MPEAVRDTPTILTVNAGSSSVKWAVFRVDDSPVRTASGHIERIGLADGVVTVTDPRTGRQERRVAQVLSHADAAGWLIKRLTETGEGAGIQAIGHRVVHGGHRYVDPHVVSPEVIEELRRLSPYDPEHLPAELALIEAFADRYPHAKQVACFDTGFHQHLPPVARVLAIPRRYEKQGVRRYGFHGLSYAYLMEELERLAGREAARGRVILAHLGNGASMAAVRDGSSIDTSMGFTPASGLPMSTRSGDLDPGLVSYLARTEGLTVDQFHHLVNAESGLLGISEVSPDLRDLLAQEGRDVRAAEAVALFCYQGKKYLGAYAAALGGLDHLVFSGGIGEHAAVVRARMCDGLEFLGIHLDRAANHANAPIISSRDSRVTVRVIRTDEEGQIARSVCRLLALRSDE, from the coding sequence ATGCCCGAAGCCGTTCGCGATACGCCTACCATCCTGACCGTCAACGCCGGGTCGTCGAGTGTGAAATGGGCGGTGTTTCGAGTGGACGACTCGCCGGTCCGAACGGCATCGGGACACATCGAGCGGATCGGGCTTGCGGATGGTGTGGTGACTGTGACCGATCCTCGCACCGGGCGGCAGGAGCGTCGTGTTGCGCAGGTGCTGAGCCATGCGGATGCCGCAGGATGGCTGATCAAGCGACTAACGGAGACCGGAGAGGGCGCGGGAATCCAGGCTATCGGTCATCGAGTGGTGCACGGGGGCCATCGGTATGTCGACCCGCACGTGGTCTCGCCGGAGGTGATTGAGGAATTGCGGCGGCTCAGCCCGTATGATCCGGAGCATCTTCCGGCGGAACTCGCGCTGATTGAGGCCTTTGCCGACCGCTATCCCCATGCGAAGCAGGTGGCCTGCTTCGACACGGGGTTTCATCAACATCTGCCGCCGGTCGCGCGCGTGCTGGCGATCCCGCGCCGCTATGAGAAGCAAGGGGTCAGGCGGTATGGGTTCCACGGCCTGTCCTACGCCTATCTTATGGAAGAGTTGGAACGGCTGGCCGGTCGTGAGGCTGCTCGCGGCAGGGTGATTCTCGCCCATTTGGGCAATGGGGCCAGCATGGCCGCCGTGCGGGACGGCAGCAGTATTGATACAAGCATGGGTTTCACGCCGGCCTCCGGTCTCCCGATGAGCACCAGATCCGGCGATCTCGACCCGGGGCTGGTGTCGTATCTCGCTAGGACCGAAGGCCTGACAGTCGACCAGTTCCATCACCTGGTGAATGCGGAGTCGGGCTTGCTGGGGATCTCCGAAGTGAGTCCTGATCTCCGCGATCTCCTCGCGCAGGAGGGGCGTGATGTGCGCGCGGCGGAAGCCGTGGCCCTGTTCTGTTATCAAGGAAAGAAGTATCTGGGCGCCTACGCGGCGGCGCTCGGCGGCCTGGATCACCTTGTCTTTAGCGGCGGCATCGGCGAACATGCGGCCGTCGTGCGGGCGCGCATGTGTGACGGCCTGGAGTTTCTCGGCATCCATCTGGATCGCGCCGCCAACCACGCGAATGCCCCGATCATTTCGAGCCGCGACAGCCGCGTGACCGTGCGCGTGATTCGGACCGATGAGGAGGGCCAGATTGCCAGGTCGGTGTGCCGGCTCTTGGCGCTACGCTCAGACGAATGA